A section of the Paenibacillus yonginensis genome encodes:
- a CDS encoding class I SAM-dependent methyltransferase gives MGEWYEHSFGEDYLLVYKHRDEQGARQEVRQMIEWLKLEPGAKILDLCCGTGRHSLALQQSGYHMTGVDLSDVLLREAIRKDPDGLITWLKADMRSLPLADGQFDAVVDLFTSFGYFIHDSEHLKVLEEIRRVLKPGGRFVIDFLNADYTVRNLVPQSERVDDGQRIKETRWIEEGFVKKKIEITKAEGEPGESRRYEERIKLYSLDQFKQMFGQAGLQLDEVHGSYSDRDPYDEHNSKRMIMVGRRMQNA, from the coding sequence ATGGGTGAGTGGTATGAACACAGCTTTGGCGAAGACTATTTGCTGGTTTATAAACACAGGGATGAGCAGGGGGCAAGACAGGAAGTCCGGCAGATGATCGAGTGGCTGAAGCTTGAGCCCGGAGCTAAAATTCTTGATTTATGCTGCGGGACCGGACGGCATTCCCTTGCGCTTCAGCAATCCGGTTATCACATGACCGGGGTTGATTTGTCCGACGTGCTGCTGCGCGAGGCTATCCGCAAGGATCCGGACGGGCTGATTACGTGGCTGAAGGCTGATATGCGCAGCCTCCCGCTTGCGGATGGGCAGTTTGACGCTGTGGTGGACCTGTTTACCTCCTTTGGTTATTTTATTCACGATTCAGAGCATTTGAAGGTGCTCGAAGAAATCCGGAGGGTGCTGAAGCCTGGCGGACGTTTTGTGATTGACTTCCTGAATGCCGATTATACCGTGCGGAACCTGGTTCCGCAGTCCGAGCGGGTCGATGACGGGCAAAGGATCAAAGAAACGCGTTGGATCGAAGAAGGTTTTGTGAAGAAGAAGATCGAAATTACAAAGGCTGAAGGTGAACCGGGCGAAAGCCGGCGCTATGAGGAACGTATTAAGCTTTATTCGCTGGACCAGTTCAAGCAAATGTTTGGCCAGGCCGGTCTGCAGCTTGATGAGGTGCATGGAAGCTACAGCGACCGAGATCCGTATGATGAACATAACTCCAAGCGTATGATTATGGTGGGAAGAAGGATGCAGAATGCCTGA